The genomic interval GCAGGACATCTCAAACTTACATAGGAATCACCTAgggatcttttctctttttcttttaattttatttatttattttaatcggaggataattactttataatattatgacggtttttgccatacatcaacacgaaccggccataggtatacgtgtgtcccctccatcctgaaacccccgccccacctccctccctaccccatccctccaggttgtcagaGAGCACGGGCTTTGGGGGCCCTGCATCGCACATCACACTCACACTGGTCACCTgttttacatttggtaatgtatgtgtttcagtgctattctctcaagcaGAATGCAGATTCTAATTCGGTAGGTCTCGAGGCAATATGACAATAAGACCTAAGGCGTGTTCTCACCTGTTCTTTCagtgccttttttctttcttgctgtgGGAGCCAGAAAGCACAGAGGACAGAGAAGGCTTGGCAAGGGGGACTGCCGTTATGCTCTAAGGGGCACCAAGACTTGCAGAGGAAACGGAAAGTTGTCTGTGCAGGAGGACAACCGAACACTTGTCAGCTGCTGTTTTACCAGTTCCTTGTAGTGGTTCAACTGCCTAATGCTTGATGCCTAAAGCGCCTTCTTTAGCAGACCAGATGCAGGAGCATAGCATCGGGCGTGAGCCTGTCCAATTCTAAAGTGATGATGACCGAGGTCAGTGTGGAGCCCTTGAACTTTAACAAGCTGATGGCCAGGGACTCGGGGCTTCAGCTGCCTGGTCAGGGAGGCGGCCTGGAGAGAAGGATGCCTCTAAGGCGAGCCCTGTACACGGGGCCAGcccaggaccaccagggagtggAATAGGGCCGAGAAGTCCAGCGGTGTCCCAATAGAGAGATCCCAGTGCAGCGTGTCCAAAATAGCCAGCTCCACCCTCAGAGGCTCACTCAGGGAATAGCCAGAGCCATAGTGCTTTATGAAATCCCCTCCTCATGGAA from Budorcas taxicolor isolate Tak-1 chromosome 11, Takin1.1, whole genome shotgun sequence carries:
- the CCNI2 gene encoding LOW QUALITY PROTEIN: cyclin-I2 (The sequence of the model RefSeq protein was modified relative to this genomic sequence to represent the inferred CDS: inserted 1 base in 1 codon; deleted 1 base in 1 codon; substituted 3 bases at 3 genomic stop codons) is translated as MHISIFRSQLQQMEIHDTFQKIKLWLLRVENIFDFSQTHFNLALAIFSFLMVSVKIKKHLLRCVTKISLRLAVKVDEEELIPXGGDFIKHYGSGYSLSEPLRVELAILDTLHWDLSIGTPLDFSALFHSLVVLGWPRVQGSPXRHPSLQAASLTRQLKPRVPGHQLLKFKGSTLTSVIITLELDRLTPDXYAPASGLLKKALXASSIRQLNHYKELVKQQLTSVRLSSCTDNFPFPLQVLVPLRA